Proteins encoded within one genomic window of Pigmentiphaga sp. H8:
- a CDS encoding hydrolase, with the protein MSHYLDVLTPQNSQIIFIDQQPQMAFGVQSIDRQVLKNNVVALAKAARVFDIPTTLTTVETDSFSGNTYPELLAVFPQNKILERTSMNSWDDQNVRDALAANGRKKIVVSGLWTEVCNTTFALCAMKEGGYEIYMVADASGGTSLDAHKYAMDRMVQAGAVPVTWQQVMLEWQRDWARKETYDAVTGIVKEHSGAYGMGIDYAITHVHNGAERVQHGERIGPNPAR; encoded by the coding sequence ATGTCTCATTATCTAGACGTCCTGACCCCGCAGAACAGCCAGATCATCTTCATCGACCAGCAGCCGCAGATGGCTTTCGGCGTGCAGTCGATCGACCGCCAGGTCCTGAAGAACAACGTCGTGGCGCTGGCCAAGGCGGCCAGGGTGTTCGATATCCCGACCACCCTCACGACGGTGGAGACCGACAGCTTCTCGGGCAACACCTACCCCGAGCTGCTGGCGGTGTTCCCGCAGAACAAGATCCTCGAACGCACCTCGATGAATTCGTGGGACGACCAGAACGTGCGCGACGCGCTGGCCGCCAACGGGCGCAAGAAGATCGTCGTGTCGGGGCTTTGGACTGAGGTCTGCAACACCACCTTCGCGCTGTGCGCGATGAAGGAGGGCGGCTACGAGATCTACATGGTGGCGGATGCCTCGGGCGGTACGTCGCTGGATGCGCACAAGTACGCGATGGACCGCATGGTGCAGGCGGGCGCCGTGCCGGTGACCTGGCAGCAGGTCATGCTGGAATGGCAGCGCGACTGGGCCCGCAAGGAAACCTATGACGCCGTGACCGGCATCGTGAAGGAACATTCGGGCGCCTACGGCATGGGCATCGACTATGCCATCACCCACGTGCACAATGGCGCGGAGCGCGTCCAGCACGGCGAGCGGATCGGCCCCAACCCGGCCAGGTAA
- a CDS encoding pirin family protein, protein MIERRPYESLGGANHGWLDAKHHFSFAGYVDPARMNWGALRVWNDDTIAPGTGFPAHPHADMEIITYVREGAITHQDNLGSRGRTEAGDVQVMSAGSGIRHSEYNLEPGVTRIFQIWIFPDSRGGQPSWGAKPFPKGDRSGQFVALASGMQGDEDALPIRADARVSGATLKAGETAEYRLGAGRYGYLVPATGRVDVNGVELRARDGAAIRDEDVIRLTAIEDTELVLVDVAG, encoded by the coding sequence ATGATCGAACGTCGTCCCTACGAGAGCCTGGGTGGAGCCAACCACGGATGGCTCGATGCCAAGCACCATTTCTCGTTCGCCGGCTATGTCGACCCGGCCCGCATGAACTGGGGCGCCCTGCGGGTCTGGAACGATGACACCATCGCCCCGGGCACCGGCTTCCCGGCGCATCCCCATGCCGACATGGAAATCATCACCTACGTCCGGGAAGGCGCCATCACCCATCAGGACAACCTGGGCAGCCGCGGCCGCACCGAGGCGGGGGACGTCCAGGTCATGAGCGCGGGTTCGGGCATCCGGCACTCCGAATACAACCTGGAACCCGGCGTGACGCGCATCTTCCAGATCTGGATCTTTCCGGACAGCCGCGGCGGCCAGCCGTCGTGGGGGGCCAAGCCGTTTCCCAAGGGCGACCGTTCTGGCCAGTTCGTCGCGCTGGCCAGCGGCATGCAGGGGGACGAGGATGCCTTGCCCATCCGTGCCGACGCCCGGGTGTCGGGCGCCACGCTGAAGGCGGGCGAGACCGCGGAGTACCGCCTGGGAGCCGGCCGCTACGGCTACCTGGTGCCGGCCACCGGCCGCGTGGACGTCAACGGCGTGGAGTTGCGGGCGCGGGACGGCGCCGCGATCCGGGACGAGGACGTGATACGCCTGACCGCCATCGAAGATACCGAACTCGTCCTGGTGGACGTGGCCGGCTGA
- a CDS encoding LysR family transcriptional regulator, producing the protein MSRLPDLEAWAIFAKVAETGSFARAAAELSLSQATVSKAVSRLEGRMKAVLFHRTSRRISLTESGLAALERASRILEEGEAVEAEVAEQSSSPRGPIRMTAPMSFGISHVAPVLPPFLARYPEVNLDVHFSDEQVDLVEKRFDLALRISTLADSSLLVRRLCTVRILLVGSPAYFEQYGRPRHPRELARHRALQYAYARGGSSWRFRHARHGEFTQAMPTPLRVNNAEALTPALRAGAGLALQPEFLAWQDLQSGTLETAMDDWQVDPIALHLVTPPGRGRPARVQALMEYLTTHFVGEPWAQAID; encoded by the coding sequence ATGAGCAGACTCCCCGACCTGGAAGCCTGGGCGATCTTCGCCAAGGTGGCCGAAACCGGGTCATTCGCCCGGGCGGCGGCCGAACTGTCTCTGTCCCAGGCCACCGTCTCCAAGGCGGTCTCACGCCTGGAGGGACGAATGAAGGCCGTGCTGTTCCACCGCACCTCGCGCCGCATCTCCCTGACCGAGAGCGGGCTGGCCGCGCTGGAGCGCGCCTCGCGCATCCTGGAAGAGGGCGAGGCCGTCGAGGCGGAAGTGGCCGAGCAGTCCAGCAGCCCGCGCGGGCCGATACGGATGACCGCACCCATGTCCTTCGGCATCTCGCACGTGGCGCCGGTACTGCCTCCGTTCCTCGCGCGCTATCCCGAGGTCAACCTGGATGTCCACTTCAGCGACGAACAGGTCGATCTGGTGGAAAAGCGCTTCGACCTGGCGCTGCGCATTTCCACGCTGGCAGACTCCAGCCTGCTCGTGCGCCGGCTGTGCACCGTGCGCATCCTGCTCGTGGGTTCCCCCGCCTACTTCGAACAGTACGGACGGCCCCGGCATCCGCGTGAACTCGCCCGGCATCGCGCGCTGCAGTACGCCTACGCGCGCGGCGGGTCGAGCTGGCGCTTCCGCCATGCGCGCCATGGCGAATTCACCCAGGCCATGCCCACGCCGCTGCGCGTGAACAATGCCGAGGCGCTGACGCCCGCCTTGCGCGCCGGCGCCGGCCTGGCCCTGCAGCCCGAATTCCTGGCCTGGCAGGACCTGCAATCCGGCACGCTGGAAACGGCCATGGACGACTGGCAGGTCGACCCCATCGCGCTGCACCTCGTCACGCCGCCCGGACGCGGCAGGCCGGCCCGCGTGCAGGCGCTGATGGAGTACCTGACCACGCACTTCGTCGGCGAACCGTGGGCGCAGGCGATCGACTGA
- a CDS encoding cohesin domain-containing protein, which produces MRIRSFILRSVLAGLPLAAAMSGAAHAQFVGDAFFVDPSVTAVAGAEGAIQVAVFSGTQAVGAAHATVTYDPAALEILAIEPVAAGRVTPAVQWRKDGNVLHIVMVNGTSLTQPIGTVPLGNIRFKVLGPAQATTTLTAKATEILKPDATAIPPGADGYDGEVTFVESVASPAPRLAGVVQKSSSPDLVSRARRMRPAGGTVTLQVANGSGQAQPVQVRIPAATAPRE; this is translated from the coding sequence ATGCGTATTCGTTCGTTCATTCTCCGGTCCGTGCTGGCCGGCCTGCCGCTGGCGGCGGCCATGAGTGGCGCCGCGCATGCCCAGTTCGTCGGCGACGCCTTCTTCGTCGATCCTTCGGTGACGGCGGTGGCCGGCGCCGAGGGCGCCATACAGGTGGCCGTGTTCTCCGGCACCCAGGCGGTGGGGGCGGCCCACGCCACGGTCACCTACGATCCGGCGGCGCTGGAGATCCTGGCCATCGAGCCGGTGGCGGCCGGCCGCGTCACGCCGGCCGTCCAATGGCGCAAGGACGGCAACGTCCTGCATATCGTGATGGTCAACGGCACGTCGCTGACGCAGCCCATCGGCACCGTGCCGCTGGGCAACATCCGCTTCAAGGTGCTGGGCCCGGCGCAGGCCACGACCACGCTGACGGCCAAGGCGACCGAGATCCTGAAGCCGGATGCGACGGCCATTCCGCCGGGTGCCGATGGCTACGACGGCGAGGTGACCTTCGTCGAGTCGGTGGCGTCGCCGGCGCCCCGGTTGGCGGGGGTGGTCCAGAAGTCCTCCAGTCCCGACCTGGTGTCGCGCGCGCGGCGGATGCGGCCGGCCGGCGGCACGGTGACGCTGCAGGTCGCCAACGGGTCGGGGCAGGCGCAGCCGGTGCAGGTTCGGATACCGGCCGCTACGGCGCCCAGGGAGTAA
- a CDS encoding PKD domain-containing protein — translation MCTRARHLWLALAGSIVLTLAACGGDGAKPGGEEPPPASSSKAVIEVQADRSNASVGKPVGFSVAAVTDGTKIDQYRWTFSDGQRATGQRVSASFGKAGPVTATVQAISGGQSVAEASAAVVVMDAGNSPYAEFGIPSKIGNISGNAKPGLVDAMRLGQYVGGLNTLNELQVARADINLDGTVDEADVALAMQAAAAGQELPSALLHPQAYPGAVVAMVSPALLNPEAQVAIKVDGVASPQVFRMLPGYASFLVPAGLARNAKAQVVVSVNGVASETLALDLLAPLQPNVPAAQDVRAFFDRIDRLMQAQHDAIVAEPSGLSAEGAEQLRKVAAAGRSAFGNARLELERVLAGPNGDTLAKVFQKALLANGMREFQAESQEVLGKVSANAAAGPMAAAVSPDQICDFVLPELCRLKKTADILGEASSIASAACSAVTATIFIAGAVIPADGPAIEIGAVAAFVKFCVPLSATLSVASTLGEIVKPIDPKLYLTVSPLSLKPGESALVKPEVAFIGLQHLCGMGASQGAGYLVKQIIGKRVVAGILRSNTAARTLADFFAKYAEDLYVKLLDGLADAAGNALDAAGVMGAIESFVTNRCAVVPAGRAPMPANRVLTPLSADKGSYSFNSDGTANYNCPSASPTAAGTATLEASWPMCDGLGRATEIVGCSTSDVTITMGDNGSALDDIFEVVVFGQTVLTSSSPVRSVSASVPIPAGQAEVLMRGLAAPDGIGTYFITFGGNARVVGGDALSGSDLTPGVTKRFILEVQ, via the coding sequence ATGTGCACCCGCGCCCGCCATCTATGGCTGGCGCTGGCGGGTAGTATCGTGCTGACGCTGGCCGCCTGCGGCGGCGACGGCGCCAAGCCGGGGGGCGAGGAACCGCCTCCGGCATCGAGCAGCAAGGCCGTGATCGAAGTCCAGGCCGATCGCAGCAATGCTTCCGTGGGTAAACCGGTAGGCTTCAGCGTCGCCGCCGTGACGGACGGCACGAAGATCGACCAATACCGCTGGACGTTCAGCGATGGGCAGCGGGCCACGGGACAGCGGGTCTCGGCTTCCTTTGGCAAGGCGGGACCGGTGACGGCAACCGTGCAGGCCATCTCCGGTGGCCAGTCCGTGGCCGAGGCCAGCGCCGCGGTCGTCGTGATGGATGCCGGCAATTCGCCGTATGCCGAGTTCGGCATACCCTCGAAGATCGGCAACATCTCCGGCAATGCCAAGCCCGGCCTGGTCGATGCCATGCGCCTGGGGCAATACGTCGGGGGGTTGAACACGCTGAACGAGCTCCAGGTGGCGCGTGCGGACATCAACCTGGATGGCACCGTCGACGAAGCCGATGTCGCGCTGGCCATGCAGGCGGCCGCCGCCGGCCAGGAACTGCCATCGGCGCTTCTGCATCCCCAGGCCTATCCTGGAGCCGTGGTCGCGATGGTGTCTCCGGCGTTGTTGAATCCGGAAGCCCAGGTGGCCATCAAGGTGGACGGCGTTGCTTCGCCCCAGGTGTTCCGCATGCTGCCGGGCTATGCGTCGTTCCTGGTCCCGGCCGGGTTGGCGCGCAACGCGAAGGCGCAGGTCGTGGTGTCCGTCAACGGCGTGGCGAGCGAGACCCTGGCGCTGGATCTGCTGGCGCCGCTCCAGCCCAATGTACCGGCCGCCCAGGACGTGCGCGCCTTTTTCGATCGGATCGATCGCCTGATGCAGGCACAGCACGATGCCATCGTGGCCGAACCCAGCGGCTTGAGCGCCGAGGGCGCCGAGCAGTTGCGCAAGGTGGCGGCCGCCGGCCGCAGCGCCTTCGGCAACGCCAGGCTGGAACTCGAGCGCGTGCTGGCCGGGCCCAACGGCGATACGCTGGCCAAGGTGTTCCAGAAGGCGCTGCTGGCCAACGGCATGCGCGAGTTCCAGGCCGAAAGCCAGGAAGTGCTGGGCAAGGTGTCCGCGAATGCCGCCGCCGGTCCCATGGCGGCCGCCGTCTCGCCGGACCAGATCTGCGATTTCGTGCTGCCCGAGCTTTGCCGGTTGAAGAAGACCGCCGACATCCTGGGCGAGGCGTCGTCGATCGCCAGCGCGGCGTGCAGCGCGGTGACCGCCACCATCTTCATCGCCGGCGCGGTCATTCCCGCCGACGGCCCCGCCATCGAGATCGGTGCCGTGGCCGCGTTCGTGAAGTTCTGCGTGCCGCTGAGCGCGACGTTGTCTGTGGCATCCACGCTGGGCGAGATCGTCAAGCCCATCGATCCCAAGCTGTACCTGACGGTGAGCCCGCTCAGCCTGAAGCCGGGCGAGTCGGCGCTGGTCAAGCCGGAAGTGGCTTTCATCGGCCTGCAGCATCTATGCGGCATGGGCGCCAGCCAGGGAGCCGGGTATCTGGTCAAGCAGATCATCGGCAAACGCGTGGTGGCGGGCATCCTGCGCAGCAATACGGCAGCGCGGACGCTGGCGGATTTCTTCGCGAAGTATGCGGAGGATCTCTACGTCAAGCTGCTGGACGGCTTGGCCGATGCCGCAGGCAATGCCCTGGATGCCGCCGGCGTGATGGGCGCGATCGAGAGCTTCGTGACCAACCGCTGCGCCGTGGTGCCTGCGGGCCGGGCGCCGATGCCGGCGAACCGCGTGCTGACGCCGCTGAGCGCGGACAAGGGCAGCTACAGCTTCAACTCCGACGGAACGGCGAACTACAACTGCCCGAGCGCGTCGCCCACGGCGGCCGGCACGGCCACGCTGGAGGCATCCTGGCCGATGTGCGACGGACTAGGCAGGGCGACCGAGATCGTCGGCTGCAGCACGTCGGATGTCACGATCACGATGGGAGACAATGGTTCCGCGCTGGACGACATCTTCGAGGTCGTCGTGTTCGGCCAGACGGTGCTGACCAGCAGCTCGCCGGTGCGCAGCGTTTCCGCTTCGGTGCCGATTCCGGCAGGCCAGGCCGAGGTGCTGATGCGCGGCCTGGCCGCGCCGGACGGGATCGGTACGTACTTCATCACCTTCGGCGGCAATGCGAGGGTGGTGGGCGGGGATGCCTTGTCCGGCAGTGACCTGACACCGGGCGTGACCAAGCGATTCATTCTCGAGGTGCAATGA
- a CDS encoding FABP family protein, producing the protein MENYPKDIYTEPEPDVHTLANLGPLTGMAGIWTGARGLDINPKADGPEKQAFIEHMELQPIDAQTNGPQLFYGLRYHTRIVKPDDVETFHDQVGYWLWEPATGAIMQTLSIPRGQTAMAVGQTTADAKRFSLQAVRGSLTNGIVSNPFLEYAFKTESYTITVTINDDGTWSYEQDTILVIPGQAEPFHHTDRNTLRKIGEATPNPTAQAAMKQGLPQLS; encoded by the coding sequence ATGGAAAACTATCCCAAGGACATCTACACCGAGCCGGAACCGGATGTCCACACGCTGGCCAATCTCGGGCCGCTGACCGGCATGGCCGGCATCTGGACGGGCGCGCGCGGGCTCGACATCAACCCCAAGGCCGACGGTCCCGAGAAACAGGCCTTCATCGAGCACATGGAGCTGCAGCCCATCGATGCGCAGACCAACGGTCCGCAATTGTTCTACGGGCTGCGCTATCACACCCGCATCGTCAAGCCGGACGACGTCGAGACCTTCCACGACCAGGTGGGCTACTGGCTGTGGGAGCCCGCGACGGGCGCGATAATGCAGACGCTGTCCATCCCGCGCGGGCAGACGGCGATGGCCGTGGGCCAGACCACCGCCGATGCGAAGCGTTTCAGCCTCCAGGCCGTGCGTGGTTCGCTGACGAACGGGATCGTGTCGAATCCCTTCCTGGAATATGCGTTCAAGACCGAGAGCTACACCATCACGGTCACGATCAACGACGACGGCACCTGGTCCTATGAGCAGGACACGATACTGGTCATCCCCGGCCAGGCGGAGCCCTTCCACCATACCGACCGGAACACGCTGCGCAAGATCGGCGAGGCCACGCCGAATCCCACGGCGCAGGCGGCCATGAAGCAGGGGCTGCCGCAACTGTCCTGA